The following proteins are encoded in a genomic region of Mycolicibacterium confluentis:
- a CDS encoding LLM class flavin-dependent oxidoreductase — MSALKFHWFLPTNGGDSRNIVGTGQGVMDPGVTERPSSVAYLGQIARSAEQLGFEAALTPTGQDCPDAWVTTAMISSVSERLKFLVAFRPGLLSPFLAAQMAATFQNHSGGRLLLNVVTGGEDDEQRRFGDFTTKEERYARTDEFLEIVRLLWSGETINYRGEHLSVEDATLRQLPNPVPQIYFGGSSAPAIQVAAKRADVYLTWGEPPEQVAEKIDRVRAVAAEVGRTLRFGVRLHTIARDSSAAAWAEAHRLLDSISDERIAQNQAAMKRSASEGQRRMLALNNGSRVDLEIYPNLWAGIGLVRGGAGTAMVGSFSEIADLVEAYQAVGVEEFVLSGYPHLEEAYWFGEGVLPELARRGLWSPPFAAGPVSPSAVRIGVPTAAS, encoded by the coding sequence TTGAGCGCGTTGAAGTTCCACTGGTTCCTACCGACCAACGGCGGCGACAGCCGCAACATCGTCGGCACTGGCCAGGGTGTCATGGATCCCGGCGTGACGGAGCGCCCGTCCAGCGTCGCCTACCTCGGACAGATCGCCCGCAGCGCCGAACAGCTTGGGTTCGAGGCCGCGCTGACGCCCACGGGCCAGGACTGCCCGGACGCGTGGGTGACCACCGCGATGATCAGCTCGGTCTCGGAGCGGCTGAAGTTCCTGGTGGCGTTCCGCCCAGGCCTGCTCTCACCGTTCCTGGCCGCGCAGATGGCCGCCACTTTCCAGAACCACTCGGGCGGGCGGTTGCTGCTCAACGTCGTCACCGGGGGAGAGGACGACGAACAGCGCAGGTTCGGCGATTTCACCACCAAAGAGGAGCGCTACGCGCGCACCGACGAGTTCCTCGAGATCGTCCGGCTGCTGTGGTCCGGCGAGACCATCAACTACCGCGGCGAGCATCTGTCTGTTGAGGATGCGACGCTGCGTCAGCTGCCGAACCCGGTGCCGCAGATCTACTTCGGCGGGTCGTCGGCGCCCGCGATTCAGGTCGCGGCCAAACGGGCCGATGTCTACCTGACCTGGGGTGAACCGCCCGAGCAGGTGGCCGAGAAGATCGACCGGGTGCGCGCCGTGGCGGCCGAGGTCGGCCGCACGCTGAGGTTCGGGGTCCGGTTGCACACCATCGCCCGCGACTCCTCGGCCGCCGCGTGGGCCGAGGCGCACAGGCTGCTGGACAGCATCAGCGACGAGCGGATCGCACAGAACCAGGCCGCGATGAAACGTTCGGCGTCCGAGGGGCAGCGTCGCATGCTGGCGCTGAACAACGGCTCCCGCGTCGACCTGGAGATCTACCCCAACCTGTGGGCCGGAATCGGTCTGGTGCGCGGCGGAGCGGGCACGGCGATGGTCGGATCCTTCAGCGAGATCGCCGACCTTGTTGAGGCCTACCAGGCCGTCGGTGTTGAGGAGTTCGTGCTCTCGGGGTATCCGCACCTCGAGGAGGCCTACTGGTTCGGCGAGGGCGTGCTGCCGGAACTGGCGCGCCGGGGGCTGTGGTCGCCGCCGTTCGCTGCGGGTCCGGTGTCGCCGTCGGCCGTGCGAATCGGGGTGCCGACGGCCGCGTCGTAG
- the otsB gene encoding trehalose-phosphatase, translated as MKLPVTIDPRRHDAVLVDLDGALAVGATAFDATVELARKLQSAGVAAAAYSSNPQYRQALRSAGIDGLFEVFIDGARGGRGTVENPAPTALLEATRKLGVRPQRCVVVENSPAGVAAGRDAGFALVIGIDGTGGADELIRHGADVVLDDFADIAVRLGDKRISELPNALTAYGQWVGITSARESILFLDYDGTLSPIVSEPDAARLVDGAAEALKLVSEVCPVAILSGRDLADITSRVGIPGLWYAGSHGFELSGPDGTHHQNDAAAAFIPVLAEAAAALREALSAIPGVHVEHKRFAVAVHYRGADPARVAEAVSVTHHLGGQRGLRVTGGRMLVELRPDLDWDKGTTLDWIRDRIDPAGQMLPIHIGDDLTDEDAFDAIAYGGVGIVVEHEEDGDRRTAARFRLQSPDHVCEFIRRGSDWLAYKQEMASTAWDYTFSGYDPREEKLREALCTVGNGYFATRGAAPEAKAGQVHYPGTYAAGVYNRLVDNVSGVEIDNESLVNLPNWLALTFRIDGGDWFDIDEVSILSYRQNLDLRGAVLTREVRFRDGAGRTSSLRQRRFVSMHLPHVGSLETTVSAEDWSGTIEFRSTLDGNVTNSLVERYRDLGSEHLGSVCTREVADDAVLLTVRTTQSGIPVAMAARNRLWRNDAPVAAAFALFEQDAEIGHDISVRLSAGDTATVEKLVTVYTGRDSAMSEPGTAAQRLIGRLGRFEELLDGHLTEWTHLWERMSIEFDDFTDEVRILRLHLLHLLQTVSPNTIDLDVGVPARGLHGEAYRGHIFWDELFIYPVLNLRFPMITRSLLGYRYRRLDEAREAARAAGYAGAMFPWQSGSDGREESQRLHLNPRSGRWNPDASARAHHIGIAVAYSAWKFYQSTGDLAYLIDCGAEIIVEVARFFVSLATYDDERGRFEIKGVIGPDEFHSGYPDAPYDGIDNNAYTNVMAVWVIMRALDALSLLPLPNRLDLLESLGLRSAELTHWDEVSRRMFVPFHDGVMSQFEGYGDLAELDWDRLRRQYGNIQRLDRILEAEDDDVNRYKASKQADALMLLYLMSATELRELLDRLGYRFLPEQVPLMVDYYLARTSHGSTLSGVVHTWVLARANREHALEFFQQALKSDVADIQGGTTSEGVHLAAMTGTVDLMQRCFTGLETRSGRLILSPHWPESLGVLAIPIHYRGLHLHLRVSGKGVIISVDPRDAAGVEVECRGEVVQLMPGTTVRFPG; from the coding sequence ATGAAGCTTCCGGTGACGATCGACCCCCGTCGTCACGACGCGGTGCTGGTCGACCTCGATGGCGCGTTGGCCGTCGGCGCAACAGCTTTCGACGCCACCGTCGAATTGGCCCGCAAGCTGCAGAGCGCCGGGGTCGCAGCGGCCGCCTACTCGTCGAACCCGCAGTATCGACAGGCCCTCCGGTCCGCCGGAATCGACGGCCTGTTTGAAGTCTTCATCGACGGCGCTCGAGGCGGGCGCGGAACCGTCGAGAACCCCGCTCCCACAGCCCTACTCGAAGCCACCCGGAAACTCGGAGTGCGGCCACAGCGATGCGTCGTGGTGGAGAACTCCCCGGCCGGCGTGGCCGCCGGCCGCGACGCCGGGTTCGCTCTCGTCATCGGCATCGACGGTACTGGGGGTGCCGACGAGTTGATCCGCCACGGCGCAGACGTCGTCCTCGACGATTTCGCCGACATCGCCGTGCGCCTCGGCGACAAGCGAATCTCGGAACTGCCCAACGCGCTGACGGCGTACGGGCAGTGGGTCGGAATCACCAGTGCCCGTGAGTCGATTCTGTTCCTGGACTATGACGGCACCCTGTCCCCCATCGTCTCCGAACCCGACGCCGCCAGGCTCGTCGACGGCGCCGCCGAGGCATTGAAACTCGTCTCCGAGGTGTGCCCGGTGGCGATCCTGAGCGGACGGGACCTCGCCGACATCACCAGCCGGGTCGGTATCCCCGGCCTCTGGTATGCGGGCAGCCACGGTTTCGAACTGAGCGGCCCGGACGGCACCCATCACCAGAACGACGCTGCTGCGGCGTTCATCCCGGTACTCGCGGAGGCCGCCGCCGCGCTACGCGAAGCCCTGTCGGCGATTCCGGGAGTGCACGTGGAGCACAAGCGGTTCGCCGTCGCGGTGCACTACCGTGGCGCCGATCCTGCGCGCGTCGCTGAGGCCGTGTCGGTCACCCATCATCTCGGTGGGCAACGCGGACTGCGCGTGACCGGCGGGCGAATGCTGGTCGAACTGCGCCCCGACCTCGACTGGGACAAGGGCACCACGCTGGACTGGATCCGCGACCGGATCGATCCCGCCGGTCAGATGCTGCCGATCCACATCGGTGACGACCTCACCGACGAAGACGCCTTCGATGCGATCGCGTACGGCGGCGTCGGGATCGTGGTCGAGCACGAGGAGGACGGCGACCGCAGGACCGCGGCCCGCTTCCGCCTGCAGAGCCCAGACCACGTCTGTGAGTTCATTCGGCGCGGGTCCGACTGGCTGGCATACAAGCAGGAGATGGCCAGCACGGCATGGGATTACACCTTCAGCGGGTATGACCCGCGCGAGGAGAAGCTGCGGGAGGCGTTGTGCACAGTCGGCAACGGCTACTTCGCCACCCGCGGTGCCGCACCCGAGGCGAAGGCCGGGCAGGTGCACTATCCGGGCACCTACGCGGCCGGGGTGTACAACCGCCTCGTCGACAATGTGTCTGGAGTCGAGATCGACAACGAGAGCCTGGTCAATCTGCCCAACTGGCTTGCACTGACCTTCCGCATCGACGGCGGCGACTGGTTCGACATCGATGAGGTCAGCATCTTGTCGTACCGGCAGAACCTCGATCTGCGCGGCGCGGTGCTTACCCGCGAGGTCCGATTCCGCGACGGTGCGGGACGGACGAGTTCGCTGCGGCAACGACGGTTCGTGTCGATGCATCTGCCACACGTCGGCTCATTGGAGACCACGGTCAGCGCCGAGGACTGGTCGGGGACAATCGAATTCCGCTCGACGCTGGACGGCAACGTGACGAATTCGCTGGTCGAGCGCTACCGGGATCTGGGCAGCGAACACCTCGGGTCGGTGTGCACGCGCGAGGTCGCCGACGATGCGGTGCTGCTCACCGTGCGCACCACGCAGTCCGGAATTCCCGTCGCGATGGCCGCGCGGAACAGGTTGTGGCGCAACGACGCGCCGGTTGCCGCAGCCTTTGCCCTGTTCGAGCAGGACGCCGAGATCGGTCACGACATCTCCGTGCGGCTGTCAGCCGGTGACACGGCGACTGTCGAGAAGCTGGTCACGGTCTACACGGGCCGCGACAGTGCCATGTCAGAACCCGGCACGGCGGCGCAACGCCTGATCGGCCGGCTCGGGCGCTTCGAGGAACTGCTCGACGGGCACCTCACCGAGTGGACGCATCTGTGGGAACGGATGTCCATCGAATTCGACGATTTCACCGACGAGGTGCGGATCCTGCGTCTGCATCTGCTGCACCTGTTGCAGACGGTGTCGCCGAACACCATCGACCTTGACGTCGGGGTGCCCGCACGCGGGTTGCACGGTGAGGCGTATCGCGGCCACATCTTCTGGGACGAACTGTTCATCTACCCCGTCCTGAACCTGCGGTTCCCGATGATCACCCGGTCCCTGCTGGGCTACCGCTACCGGCGCCTGGACGAGGCGCGGGAGGCCGCGCGCGCGGCCGGTTACGCGGGCGCGATGTTCCCGTGGCAGTCCGGAAGTGACGGCCGCGAGGAGAGTCAGCGTCTGCACCTCAACCCGCGCAGCGGGCGGTGGAATCCGGATGCGAGCGCCCGCGCCCACCACATCGGGATCGCGGTCGCGTACAGCGCCTGGAAGTTCTACCAGTCGACCGGCGATCTGGCCTACCTGATCGACTGCGGTGCAGAGATCATCGTCGAGGTCGCCCGATTCTTCGTCAGCCTGGCCACCTATGACGACGAACGCGGACGCTTCGAAATCAAGGGTGTCATCGGACCCGACGAATTCCATTCCGGCTATCCGGATGCGCCGTATGACGGTATCGACAACAACGCCTACACCAACGTCATGGCGGTCTGGGTGATCATGCGTGCGCTGGACGCCCTGAGCCTGCTGCCGCTGCCCAACCGCCTGGACCTGCTGGAGTCACTCGGACTGCGCAGCGCCGAACTGACGCACTGGGATGAGGTCAGCAGGCGGATGTTCGTCCCGTTCCATGACGGGGTCATGAGCCAGTTCGAAGGTTATGGCGACCTGGCAGAGCTGGATTGGGACCGTCTTCGTCGGCAGTACGGCAACATCCAACGCCTGGACCGCATCCTGGAAGCCGAGGACGACGACGTCAACCGCTACAAGGCCTCCAAACAGGCGGACGCGCTCATGCTGCTCTACCTGATGTCGGCCACCGAACTGCGGGAGCTGCTCGACCGTCTCGGGTACCGCTTCCTTCCCGAACAGGTCCCGCTGATGGTCGACTACTACCTGGCCCGTACCTCGCACGGGTCCACGCTCAGCGGTGTGGTGCACACCTGGGTGTTGGCCAGGGCGAACCGCGAGCACGCCCTGGAATTCTTCCAGCAGGCACTGAAATCCGACGTCGCCGACATCCAGGGCGGCACCACGTCCGAGGGTGTCCACCTGGCCGCAATGACCGGGACCGTCGACCTCATGCAGCGCTGCTTCACCGGGTTGGAGACCCGATCGGGCCGACTCATCCTCTCGCCGCACTGGCCGGAATCACTCGGCGTTCTCGCGATCCCGATTCACTACCGTGGCCTGCACCTGCACCTGCGCGTCAGCGGCAAGGGCGTGATCATCAGCGTGGACCCCCGCGACGCGGCCGGGGTGGAAGTCGAGTGTCGCGGCGAGGTGGTCCAGCTGATGCCGGGTACCACCGTTCGATTCCCAGGATGA
- the ppsA gene encoding phosphoenolpyruvate synthase produces MSRPSYVRFFEDFGIDDVALVGGKNASLGEMFQKLAAHGVRVPHGFAITAAAYRHMLDEADAWERLHAELDDLDPADVAALARKAKRAREIVYGAGLPADLSAEILAGYRALQQEYGEEVSLAVRSSATAEDLPTASFAGQQDSYLNIKGDESLLDTCQRCFASLFTDRAIHYRIDQGFDQFKVSLSIGVMKMVRSDIASSGVMFSIDTESGFRDAVFITGAYGLGENVVQGAVDPDEFYVHKPTYLAGHRAVLRRRLGDKAVKMILVEGETKNTTRNIPTPKPDRARFCLTDSDVLELAGYACAIEAHYGRPMDMEWAKDGLDGKLYIVQARPETVASQQSVTALESYVLEGRGETLAEGRAVGERIASGTVRRIENLTQLSDFKPGEVLVSDTTTPDWEPVMKTAAAIVTNRGGRTCHASIIARELGIPAVVGTGDATVSVPNGTEVTVSCAEGDTGRVYQGAVAFHVDRTEVGDLARPRTQIMLNLGNPDLAFKTSFLPNDGVGLARMEFIISEYIKVHPLALLHPDRVDDPEARRTIEGIIGDHADGGEYFVQRLSEGIGTIAAAFWPKPVVVRMSDFKTNEYASLLGGAGFEPAESNPMIGFRGASRYAHPAYAEGFALECRAMRRVRDDMGLTNVILMLPFVRRVEEADLVLQTMADLGLRRGENGLKVYAMCEIPNNVILIDQFAKRFDGFSIGSNDLTQLTLGVDRDSEIVAFDYDERDDGVKEMIRLAVEGCRRNGIHSGLCGQAPSDYPDMAEFLVRVGIDSMSLNPDTAVKTTRQVLEVERQLTPAPA; encoded by the coding sequence ATGAGCCGACCGAGTTATGTTCGCTTCTTCGAAGACTTCGGTATCGACGACGTTGCTCTGGTCGGCGGTAAGAACGCCTCGCTGGGCGAGATGTTCCAGAAGCTCGCCGCGCATGGTGTGCGCGTGCCGCACGGGTTCGCCATCACCGCGGCCGCCTATCGGCACATGCTCGACGAGGCTGACGCCTGGGAGCGCCTGCACGCCGAACTCGACGACCTCGACCCCGCCGATGTCGCCGCGCTGGCGCGCAAGGCCAAGCGCGCCAGGGAGATCGTCTACGGTGCCGGACTGCCGGCAGATCTGTCCGCCGAGATCCTGGCGGGCTACCGCGCGCTGCAGCAGGAATACGGCGAGGAGGTCAGCCTCGCGGTCCGCAGTTCGGCCACCGCCGAGGACCTGCCGACCGCCAGCTTTGCCGGCCAGCAGGATTCGTACCTGAACATCAAGGGCGACGAGAGCCTGCTGGACACCTGCCAGCGCTGTTTCGCCAGCCTGTTCACCGATCGTGCCATCCACTACCGCATCGACCAGGGCTTCGACCAGTTTAAGGTCTCGCTGTCGATCGGCGTGATGAAGATGGTGCGCTCGGACATCGCCTCATCCGGCGTGATGTTCTCCATTGACACCGAATCGGGCTTCCGCGACGCCGTCTTCATCACGGGCGCCTACGGCCTGGGCGAGAATGTCGTGCAGGGTGCGGTCGACCCCGACGAGTTCTATGTGCACAAGCCGACCTACCTGGCCGGTCATCGGGCGGTGCTGCGCCGCCGGCTCGGCGACAAGGCCGTCAAGATGATCCTGGTCGAGGGCGAGACGAAGAACACCACGCGCAACATCCCCACCCCGAAGCCCGACCGCGCGCGCTTCTGCCTCACCGATTCCGACGTGCTGGAACTCGCCGGCTACGCGTGCGCCATCGAGGCGCACTACGGGCGGCCGATGGACATGGAGTGGGCCAAGGACGGTCTCGACGGCAAGCTCTACATCGTGCAGGCTCGCCCGGAGACCGTAGCCTCCCAGCAGAGCGTGACCGCACTGGAGTCCTATGTGCTCGAGGGGCGCGGCGAGACACTGGCCGAGGGTCGCGCGGTCGGTGAACGGATCGCCTCCGGCACCGTGCGACGGATCGAAAACCTCACGCAGCTCTCGGATTTCAAACCGGGTGAGGTGCTGGTCTCCGACACCACCACGCCCGACTGGGAGCCGGTCATGAAGACCGCCGCGGCGATCGTCACCAACCGCGGCGGACGCACCTGCCACGCATCGATCATCGCGCGTGAACTCGGCATCCCCGCTGTGGTCGGCACCGGTGACGCGACCGTCAGCGTGCCCAACGGCACGGAAGTGACGGTGTCGTGCGCCGAGGGCGACACCGGCCGGGTGTACCAGGGCGCGGTGGCTTTCCACGTGGATCGCACCGAGGTCGGCGACTTGGCCCGTCCACGCACGCAGATCATGCTCAACCTGGGTAACCCCGACCTCGCGTTCAAGACTTCCTTCCTGCCCAACGACGGAGTCGGACTCGCGCGGATGGAGTTCATCATCAGCGAGTACATCAAGGTCCACCCACTGGCCCTGCTGCATCCGGATCGGGTCGACGACCCCGAGGCGCGCAGGACCATCGAAGGAATCATCGGCGACCATGCGGACGGCGGCGAGTACTTCGTGCAGCGACTCTCTGAGGGGATCGGCACCATTGCCGCAGCCTTCTGGCCCAAGCCCGTCGTCGTGCGGATGTCGGACTTCAAGACCAACGAGTACGCCAGCCTGCTCGGCGGCGCTGGATTCGAGCCGGCCGAGAGCAACCCGATGATCGGCTTCCGCGGGGCCTCGCGCTATGCGCACCCCGCCTACGCCGAGGGTTTCGCGCTGGAATGCCGGGCCATGCGACGCGTGCGCGACGACATGGGCCTGACGAACGTCATCCTGATGCTCCCGTTCGTCCGCCGGGTGGAGGAGGCCGACCTTGTCCTGCAGACCATGGCTGACCTCGGTCTGAGGCGGGGCGAGAACGGGCTGAAGGTCTACGCGATGTGCGAGATCCCGAACAACGTGATCCTGATCGACCAGTTCGCCAAGCGCTTCGACGGCTTCTCCATCGGCTCCAACGACCTGACCCAGCTGACCCTGGGCGTCGATCGCGACAGCGAGATCGTCGCGTTCGACTACGACGAGCGCGACGACGGGGTAAAGGAGATGATCCGGCTGGCCGTCGAAGGCTGTCGCCGCAACGGAATTCACTCGGGGCTCTGTGGTCAGGCGCCGTCGGACTACCCGGACATGGCCGAGTTCCTGGTCCGCGTCGGCATCGACTCGATGAGCCTCAACCCCGACACCGCCGTGAAGACCACCCGCCAGGTGCTCGAAGTCGAACGACAGCTGACGCCGGCCCCGGCATGA